The following proteins are co-located in the Paenibacillus sp. FSL H8-0079 genome:
- a CDS encoding adenine deaminase C-terminal domain-containing protein — translation MRADQLIVNVHVYNSYYKRFEMNNVAVLDGRFLYVGPGGPEMIQADEVIDVRGRYMIPGLIDIHLHIESTMVTPETFSHGLIGCGVTSIVAEPHEMANVFGLEGVQEMMAVSRETTVDMFYAIPSSVPATPMETTGGSIEIEDMDVLLATGEIICLGEIMNYVDVIRDPECKTNQILQHIRKNYPDLVIEGHTPKLLGLDLHRLIYAGIDSDHTHQSIEGLQARIAAGMFIEIQEKSMTPEVMEYLIQHDVAQHFCFVTDDVMPDSLVEHGHLNHIVRKAIQMGMRPEDAIYAATSTPASRMKMTDRGSVAPGKVADYVLLSNLEELSVDQVYKNGRKAYDNSEPYKQERVTGQFPPHFYKSVQLEKLDVADFAIQLSDPKVSGSGVDLADEGEYQCRVMMVKDGSTFVEEHIAPIQSADGELLWEESGYAQIATFERYGVNGNRAHGLIGGDTIKRGAIATTYSHDNHNLLVVGRNREDMILAANTVISSQGGFCVVEDGKVLSHLELPVGGILTEEPLTVVSHQVKELRAAMLSLGYVHYNPIMSISTHSLAVSPALKITDHGLIDVNAGKVVSLIV, via the coding sequence ATGCGTGCAGATCAACTAATTGTGAATGTACATGTGTATAACAGTTACTATAAACGGTTTGAAATGAATAACGTCGCTGTACTCGACGGCAGATTCCTATACGTTGGGCCCGGCGGACCGGAGATGATTCAGGCAGACGAAGTCATTGATGTGCGGGGAAGATACATGATTCCTGGCTTGATCGATATCCATCTGCATATCGAAAGTACAATGGTGACACCGGAAACCTTTTCCCATGGTCTGATTGGCTGCGGGGTAACATCCATTGTCGCAGAACCGCATGAGATGGCGAATGTGTTCGGACTGGAAGGTGTACAGGAGATGATGGCTGTGAGTCGGGAGACGACGGTGGACATGTTCTATGCGATCCCGAGTTCCGTTCCGGCAACCCCGATGGAGACAACAGGTGGTTCGATTGAAATCGAAGATATGGACGTGCTGCTCGCCACTGGCGAGATCATCTGTCTGGGCGAGATCATGAACTATGTCGATGTCATCCGTGATCCGGAGTGCAAGACAAACCAGATTTTACAGCATATTCGCAAAAACTATCCGGATCTTGTGATCGAAGGTCATACACCGAAACTGCTTGGACTCGATCTGCATCGACTGATCTATGCAGGTATTGATTCCGATCATACGCATCAGAGCATTGAGGGATTACAGGCGCGGATTGCGGCAGGTATGTTTATTGAAATTCAAGAGAAATCAATGACCCCGGAAGTCATGGAGTACCTGATTCAACATGATGTGGCGCAGCATTTCTGCTTTGTAACGGATGATGTGATGCCGGATTCACTGGTGGAGCATGGTCATCTGAATCATATCGTACGTAAAGCGATTCAGATGGGGATGCGTCCGGAAGATGCAATCTATGCAGCAACATCTACCCCTGCTTCCCGGATGAAAATGACCGATCGTGGCAGCGTAGCCCCAGGCAAAGTGGCCGATTATGTGTTGTTATCCAATCTGGAGGAGCTCTCTGTTGATCAGGTGTACAAAAACGGCCGCAAAGCTTATGACAATTCCGAACCGTATAAGCAAGAACGAGTAACTGGGCAATTTCCACCTCACTTCTATAAGAGTGTGCAGTTGGAGAAGCTGGATGTTGCAGATTTCGCAATTCAGTTGTCAGATCCGAAAGTGAGTGGATCAGGTGTTGATCTCGCTGATGAAGGTGAGTATCAATGTCGTGTCATGATGGTGAAGGATGGTTCTACTTTTGTGGAAGAACATATTGCACCGATTCAGTCTGCGGATGGTGAATTGCTATGGGAAGAAAGCGGATATGCACAGATCGCGACCTTTGAACGTTATGGCGTGAACGGCAATCGTGCACATGGTCTGATTGGTGGAGACACTATCAAACGCGGCGCCATTGCAACGACATATTCACATGATAATCACAACCTGCTGGTTGTAGGACGCAATCGTGAAGATATGATATTGGCAGCTAACACAGTGATTTCGAGTCAGGGTGGCTTCTGTGTGGTGGAAGACGGCAAGGTGTTGTCCCATCTGGAACTTCCCGTAGGTGGTATTTTGACGGAAGAACCACTGACAGTAGTGTCTCATCAAGTGAAGGAACTGAGAGCAGCGATGTTGTCTCTTGGGTACGTGCATTACAATCCGATCATGTCGATTAGCACGCACTCTCTTGCAGTAAGTCCGGCGCTGAAGATTACGGACCATGGCCTGATTGATGTGAATGCAGGTAAGGTTGTATCGTTAATTGTTTAA
- a CDS encoding HAD family hydrolase codes for MNIKNEAKTIFFDVDDTLYDHLQPLRGALQDVLGLPDDFPYAEAYHRFRYYSDWLSAQEDLSAVPEPDAVERMRRRRFELTMEEFGLPLQSGQTEELQAQYLSRQFEIVPFEGAYELIRRLQAEGHTVGLITNGEREHQRRKLEALDVLSLVDEHLIFISGTTGYAKPDRRLFEYVSKQSGTDARSSYYIGDSWRNDVVGAVDAGWTVIWFNHREALPESDHQPHFVARSYEEISRILTFEFVKQ; via the coding sequence ATGAATATAAAAAATGAAGCTAAAACGATATTTTTCGATGTGGATGATACGTTATATGATCACTTGCAGCCGCTTCGTGGCGCGTTGCAGGACGTTCTCGGCCTGCCGGATGATTTCCCTTATGCTGAGGCCTATCATCGTTTTCGTTATTATAGTGACTGGCTGTCTGCACAAGAAGATTTGTCCGCTGTACCAGAGCCGGATGCAGTGGAGCGAATGCGCCGTCGGAGGTTTGAGTTGACGATGGAAGAGTTCGGACTCCCCCTACAATCGGGACAGACTGAAGAACTGCAAGCACAGTATTTGAGCAGACAGTTCGAGATTGTACCTTTTGAAGGAGCATATGAGCTGATCAGAAGACTTCAGGCAGAGGGACATACCGTTGGTCTAATCACCAATGGAGAACGAGAGCATCAGCGGCGTAAGCTTGAAGCACTGGATGTGCTCAGTCTCGTGGACGAGCATCTGATTTTCATCTCCGGAACGACTGGTTATGCGAAGCCGGATCGCAGGTTGTTCGAATATGTGAGTAAACAGTCCGGGACAGATGCCCGTTCCAGCTATTACATCGGCGACTCGTGGCGTAATGATGTGGTAGGTGCAGTGGATGCAGGTTGGACAGTCATCTGGTTTAACCATCGGGAGGCGCTGCCTGAGTCCGATCATCAACCTCATTTTGTAGCACGGAGCTATGAAGAGATCAGTCGTATCCTGACTTTTGAGTTTGTTAAGCAATAA
- a CDS encoding DNA starvation/stationary phase protection protein, translating to MSTIQTRNNTFANNATALQEVLNRQIAGWSVLYTKLHNFHWYVQGPHFFTLHAKFEELYNLATANMDEVAERLLAIGGRPVATMAEQLRLSPIEEAQGQLSAERMVESVVADLRTMVEVIRQGIHEAGDAEDNATEDMLIGFTAALDKEVWMLTAFLGK from the coding sequence ATGAGCACAATCCAAACTAGAAACAACACTTTTGCTAACAACGCCACAGCACTTCAAGAAGTTCTGAACCGTCAGATCGCAGGCTGGTCCGTACTGTACACGAAACTGCATAACTTCCACTGGTATGTCCAAGGACCTCATTTCTTCACATTGCATGCCAAATTCGAAGAACTGTACAACTTGGCTACGGCAAATATGGACGAAGTTGCAGAACGTTTGCTGGCTATTGGTGGACGTCCAGTGGCTACGATGGCTGAACAGCTGCGTCTGTCTCCAATTGAAGAGGCACAAGGACAGTTGTCTGCTGAGCGTATGGTAGAATCGGTAGTTGCTGATCTGCGCACAATGGTGGAAGTGATTCGTCAAGGCATTCACGAAGCAGGAGATGCGGAAGATAACGCAACGGAAGATATGCTGATTGGATTCACCGCTGCCCTGGATAAAGAGGTCTGGATGTTAACCG
- a CDS encoding IS3 family transposase (programmed frameshift), whose amino-acid sequence MTKRLLTKKEQEQLKRNPNVIAVSEKAITYTDEFKRHFIAQNEQGKLPRDIFEEAGLDVECIGLERVRSSGKRWRASYREAGVEGLQDTRKTNSGRPSERELTLEQKIERLEAKNQLLRAENELLKKPRSTRKADVEKEIKVAVELKFELIYRTIRTYKLKRLVSYLCDIMEVSRSGYYNYFTEKSAQKRIAEAEADEMVKEMILKAYRFRGRKKGARQIKMTLENQYKMTYNLKRIRRIMKKFEIICPIRKANPARRMAKATKEHRTCPNELQRNFKPGEAGKVLLTDITYLTYKGNQRAYLSTMKDAQTNEILAYEVSSSLRIDIALNTLHQLKKHRHITKDALIHSDQGFHYTNPQFQSVVKKMGLTQSMSRRGNCWDNAPQESFFGHFKDETNIKECETLEEVKREIKSYMTYYNHYRGQWNLKKLPPVKYRQQLQQVA is encoded by the exons ATGACGAAAAGATTACTGACGAAGAAAGAACAAGAACAACTAAAACGGAATCCAAATGTGATCGCTGTTAGTGAAAAGGCGATTACGTATACCGATGAATTTAAGCGCCATTTCATTGCACAAAATGAACAGGGTAAACTGCCACGAGACATTTTTGAAGAAGCGGGCTTAGATGTTGAATGTATTGGTTTAGAGCGTGTCCGTTCTTCTGGAAAACGTTGGCGTGCTTCGTATCGTGAAGCGGGTGTAGAAGGCTTACAGGATACACGTAAAACGAATTCAGGTCGCCCTTCGGAACGTGAATTAACATTAGAACAAAAGATTGAACGATTAGAAGCAAAAAATCAATTGTTACGAGCGGAAAATGAACTGCTAAAAAAGC CTCGATCTACTCGAAAGGCAGATGTTGAAAAAGAAATAAAAGTGGCTGTAGAGCTGAAGTTTGAACTCATTTATCGGACGATCAGAACGTATAAATTGAAGCGGTTGGTCAGCTATCTATGCGATATTATGGAAGTATCACGTTCGGGTTATTACAATTACTTCACTGAAAAATCAGCGCAAAAGCGTATAGCTGAAGCCGAAGCAGATGAGATGGTAAAGGAAATGATTTTAAAGGCCTATCGATTCCGTGGACGTAAAAAAGGAGCACGCCAAATTAAAATGACATTAGAAAATCAGTACAAGATGACGTACAACTTGAAGCGGATTCGTCGGATCATGAAGAAATTTGAAATCATCTGTCCCATTCGAAAGGCTAATCCAGCCCGTAGAATGGCAAAAGCAACGAAAGAACATCGCACATGTCCAAACGAATTACAGCGCAATTTTAAGCCAGGCGAGGCGGGAAAGGTGTTATTAACCGACATCACCTATTTAACGTACAAAGGCAACCAGCGAGCTTATTTATCAACCATGAAAGACGCACAGACGAATGAGATTTTAGCGTATGAAGTGTCTTCTTCGTTACGCATAGACATTGCGCTGAACACGCTTCATCAATTGAAGAAACACCGACATATCACAAAAGATGCGTTAATCCATTCCGATCAAGGCTTTCATTATACGAACCCACAATTCCAATCCGTAGTGAAAAAAATGGGGTTAACTCAATCCATGTCACGACGAGGAAACTGTTGGGATAACGCTCCCCAAGAATCATTCTTTGGGCATTTTAAGGATGAAACGAATATCAAAGAATGCGAAACATTAGAAGAAGTAAAACGAGAAATTAAGAGTTATATGACGTACTATAATCATTATCGAGGGCAATGGAATTTGAAAAAGCTGCCGCCTGTAAAATACAGACAGCAGCTTCAACAAGTTGCCTAG